Proteins from one Chthoniobacterales bacterium genomic window:
- a CDS encoding alpha/beta fold hydrolase: MFLQLTKSLLRIVIVVVMLLLAYLFFFQSRMIYFPRHTSEATVSAFLQSGGKRVEYETTHGRETAWLLPAAGQRVPERLWIVCAGNASEALSLADLQDYSGLSQDAFLFVDYPGYGVSPGTPNPPAIQENIRQAVPVAARATGFPMAEIGTRGIVFGHSLGAAAALLGVEEFHLRRAVLLAPFTSAMEMTSIVVRAPLGWLVRHRYDNRARLTGLQKRGGHVWIFHGSDDEAIPAIMGRTLARELGSTATYMEVAGGTHNDLLEKAPKEIQQAMRDARN, from the coding sequence ATGTTTCTGCAGCTCACAAAATCCCTCCTGCGCATCGTCATTGTCGTGGTGATGCTGCTGCTGGCGTATCTCTTTTTCTTCCAGAGCCGGATGATTTATTTCCCGCGGCACACGTCGGAGGCCACCGTTTCGGCGTTTCTCCAATCTGGTGGAAAACGAGTCGAGTACGAGACGACTCACGGCCGCGAAACCGCCTGGCTCCTGCCTGCAGCCGGCCAGCGCGTGCCCGAGCGCCTCTGGATCGTTTGCGCCGGAAACGCCAGCGAGGCGCTCAGCCTGGCCGACTTGCAGGACTATTCCGGGCTGTCGCAGGACGCGTTTCTCTTCGTTGATTATCCGGGTTACGGCGTCTCGCCCGGCACTCCGAATCCGCCTGCGATTCAGGAAAACATTCGGCAAGCCGTCCCAGTGGCGGCGCGCGCGACCGGTTTCCCGATGGCCGAGATCGGGACTCGCGGGATTGTGTTTGGACATTCGCTGGGAGCAGCGGCGGCCTTGCTGGGAGTGGAGGAATTTCACCTGCGCCGGGCCGTTCTGCTCGCGCCTTTCACGAGTGCGATGGAGATGACTTCCATCGTGGTCCGTGCGCCGCTCGGCTGGCTGGTGCGGCATCGTTACGACAATCGCGCCCGTCTCACCGGACTCCAAAAACGCGGCGGTCACGTCTGGATTTTTCACGGCTCTGACGACGAGGCGATTCCCGCGATCATGGGCCGAACCCTGGCGCGGGAGTTAGGTTCGACTGCAACTTATATGGAAGTCGCCGGCGGCACTCACAACGATCTGCTGGAGAAGGCCCCAAAGGAAATCCAGCAGGCGATGCGCGACGCTAGAAATTAG
- the gcvP gene encoding aminomethyl-transferring glycine dehydrogenase — translation METLAAPPTAAHSTLNSAAEWPPLDTFARRHIGPDEASQAAMLEAVGAESLDALIDQVVPGKIRLRRALQLPTALGESASLAELKSIASRNQVWKSYLGTGYSDCLTPPVIQRNILENPGWYTAYTPYQAEISQGRMEALLNFQTMIIDLTGLEIANASLLDEGTAAAEAMHLCQSVKNDATSDVIFVSESCHPQTIAVVQTRALPLGIEVIVGDHREFDFTAKPFAVLVQYPATNGAIYDYENFAAQAHAAGALVICAADLLALTLLKPPGEFGADVAVGSSQRFGVPLGFGGPHAAYMATRDAYKRSLPGRLIGVSVDSNGNPAMRLTLQTREQHIRRDKATSNICTAQVLLAVIASTYAVYHGAEGLRDIAKRVHGLTNQLAEALLFRGWKLAHSSYFDTIVIEAGDEQAAIVSRAVEFHINLRQFPNGNLGISLDETTTGEDIALLISIFGEHGGEPTAENEGLPENLRRTSPFLTHPVFNTHHSETELLRYLKRLENRDLSLTTSMIALGSCTMKLNATAEMFPVTWPEFGRIHPHAPREQVAGYLEMFDQLESWLAEITGFAAVSLQPNSGAQGEYAGLLTIRQYHLSRGDAGRTVCLIPTSAHGTNPASAVMAGFKVVPVACDAHGNVNLDDLTAKAELHSAQLGALMITYPSTHGVFEEGIIGICELIHRHGGQVYMDGANMNAQVGVCRPGDFGADVCHLNLHKTFCIPHGGGGPGVGPIGVAAHLAAFLPNNELAVSAATWGSASILVISWMYIRMMGPDGLTSATKHAILNANYISMRLDAFFPTLYRGRNDRVAHECILDVRGFKARTGIEVEDVAKRLIDYGFHAPTMSWPVAGTLMVEPTESESKEELDRFCDAMISIWHEIQQVECGLLDRKNNVLKNAPHTAQCLLSEKWDRPYSRESAAYPTPATRESKFWPHVGRVDNVYGDRNLICSCLPMDSY, via the coding sequence ATGGAGACTCTCGCCGCACCGCCAACCGCCGCCCATTCCACCCTCAACTCCGCCGCCGAATGGCCGCCGCTCGACACCTTTGCCCGGCGTCATATCGGACCCGATGAGGCGAGTCAGGCTGCGATGCTCGAAGCGGTCGGGGCCGAGTCGCTCGATGCCTTGATCGACCAAGTCGTGCCGGGAAAAATCCGCCTGCGCAGAGCCTTGCAACTCCCGACCGCGCTCGGGGAATCGGCGTCGCTGGCGGAGTTGAAATCCATCGCCTCTCGCAACCAAGTCTGGAAATCCTACCTCGGCACCGGCTATTCCGATTGCCTCACACCGCCTGTCATCCAGCGGAACATCCTCGAAAATCCGGGCTGGTACACCGCTTACACGCCGTATCAGGCCGAGATCTCGCAAGGCCGCATGGAGGCGTTGCTGAATTTCCAGACGATGATCATCGACCTCACCGGACTGGAAATTGCCAATGCCTCGCTGCTCGACGAGGGAACCGCCGCCGCCGAGGCGATGCACCTTTGCCAGTCGGTGAAAAACGACGCGACTTCCGACGTCATCTTCGTCTCCGAGAGTTGCCATCCGCAGACCATAGCCGTCGTCCAAACCCGCGCGCTGCCGCTCGGCATCGAGGTCATCGTCGGCGACCATCGGGAGTTTGATTTCACTGCGAAGCCCTTCGCCGTGCTCGTGCAATATCCGGCCACCAACGGCGCGATCTACGACTACGAAAACTTCGCCGCGCAGGCTCACGCCGCCGGGGCACTGGTGATTTGCGCCGCCGATTTGCTCGCGCTCACCCTGTTGAAACCGCCGGGCGAGTTTGGCGCGGATGTGGCCGTCGGCAGCTCGCAACGCTTCGGAGTACCGCTCGGTTTCGGCGGTCCGCACGCGGCTTACATGGCGACGCGCGACGCCTATAAACGCTCGCTGCCCGGACGCCTCATCGGAGTTTCAGTCGATTCCAACGGCAACCCCGCGATGCGACTTACCCTGCAAACCCGCGAGCAGCATATTCGCCGCGATAAGGCGACTTCCAACATCTGCACCGCCCAGGTTTTGCTCGCCGTCATCGCCTCGACCTACGCCGTCTATCACGGGGCCGAGGGCTTGCGCGACATTGCAAAACGCGTGCACGGTCTCACCAACCAGCTCGCCGAAGCCCTCCTCTTTCGCGGCTGGAAACTGGCCCATTCGTCTTACTTCGACACCATCGTCATCGAGGCTGGCGACGAGCAGGCGGCTATCGTCAGCCGCGCAGTCGAGTTCCATATCAATCTGCGCCAGTTTCCCAATGGCAACCTCGGCATTTCCCTCGACGAAACGACCACCGGCGAGGACATCGCGCTTCTCATTTCGATCTTCGGCGAGCACGGCGGAGAACCCACCGCGGAGAACGAGGGCCTGCCGGAAAACCTGCGCCGCACCTCCCCATTTCTCACGCATCCCGTCTTTAACACGCACCACTCCGAGACCGAACTCCTCCGCTACTTGAAGCGCCTGGAAAACCGCGATCTCTCGCTCACCACCTCGATGATCGCCCTCGGTTCCTGCACCATGAAACTCAACGCCACGGCGGAAATGTTCCCCGTCACCTGGCCCGAGTTTGGGCGGATTCATCCGCACGCGCCGCGCGAGCAAGTCGCCGGTTACCTCGAAATGTTCGATCAGCTAGAAAGCTGGCTCGCCGAGATCACCGGGTTCGCCGCCGTCTCCTTGCAACCCAACTCCGGCGCGCAGGGCGAATACGCCGGGCTCCTCACCATTCGCCAATACCACCTCTCGCGCGGCGACGCGGGCCGCACGGTCTGCCTCATTCCCACCTCCGCCCACGGCACAAACCCCGCGAGCGCCGTCATGGCTGGGTTCAAAGTCGTCCCCGTCGCCTGCGACGCCCACGGCAACGTCAACCTCGACGATCTCACGGCCAAAGCCGAGTTGCATTCCGCTCAGCTCGGCGCGCTCATGATCACCTACCCTTCGACGCACGGCGTTTTTGAGGAAGGCATCATCGGCATCTGCGAACTCATCCACCGTCACGGCGGCCAGGTTTACATGGACGGCGCCAACATGAACGCCCAAGTCGGCGTCTGCCGCCCCGGCGATTTCGGAGCCGACGTCTGCCACCTGAATTTGCACAAAACCTTCTGCATCCCCCACGGTGGCGGCGGCCCCGGAGTCGGCCCCATCGGAGTTGCAGCGCATTTGGCGGCGTTCCTTCCTAATAACGAACTAGCCGTCTCCGCCGCGACTTGGGGCAGCGCCAGCATCCTCGTCATTTCCTGGATGTACATCCGCATGATGGGCCCCGACGGCCTCACCTCGGCCACGAAACACGCCATCCTCAACGCCAACTACATCTCCATGCGACTCGACGCGTTTTTCCCCACGCTCTATCGCGGCCGCAACGACCGGGTCGCGCACGAATGCATCCTCGACGTGCGCGGGTTCAAGGCACGCACCGGGATCGAAGTCGAGGACGTGGCGAAACGTCTCATCGACTACGGATTTCACGCGCCCACCATGTCGTGGCCCGTCGCCGGCACCCTCATGGTCGAGCCCACCGAGAGCGAATCGAAGGAAGAACTCGACCGTTTTTGCGACGCCATGATTTCCATCTGGCACGAAATCCAACAGGTGGAATGTGGCCTGCTCGACCGCAAAAATAACGTCCTCAAAAACGCCCCGCACACTGCGCAATGCCTCCTCTCCGAGAAATGGGACCGTCCCTACAGCCGCGAATCCGCCGCCTACCCGACACCCGCCACGCGCGAGAGCAAATTCTGGCCGCACGTCGGCCGCGTGGACAACGTCTATGGCGACCGCAACCTCATCTGCTCGTGTCTCCCGATGGATAGTTACTGA
- the ligA gene encoding NAD-dependent DNA ligase LigA, producing the protein MATPLEAQARIRQLRSQIEEYNRLYYEEAQSAISDQEFDALLRELADLEKEFPDLASDTSPTRKVGGKALEGFRQFEHLAPMLSLDNTYSETEAIEFYQRMQRLLPGENIPVVIEPKVDGVAITLIYRHGKLEVAATRGDGRVGDDVTRNIATIPSIPMELESAPELIEIRGEVYLPHEAFRQLNFSQEKLGKPLYANPRNTAAGSLKQLDPELVRQRGLAVLLYGTGAVNGMELESHSDALERIAAWGLPVSNWKRTADSPETMLAAIRELDSVRKTFPYDTDGAVIKVDNFEQRVRLGFTSKAPRWAMAFKYAAERAETRLLDIQIQVGRTGVLTPVAHLEPIVVSGSRVARATLHNEEEIQRKDIRIGDTVIIEKAGEVIPAVVEVVLAKRPADAQPYDLAASIGHRCPSCGGPIAREEGFVAWRCFSFDCPAQTSTKLKHFAARKMLDIEGVGDIVADKLVERGLVRNPLDLFKLDLDTLGTLNLGTADEPRVFGPKNGAKLLAALDRARTMPLSRWIFAIGIPEVGESAARELARLHRNFAELATSPILMELRSLPKGKRKEDNPILAPHQIAQEVGQVAAGEILDFFASESGQAMLQHLGELKINPQSDNYHPLPPAIAAADHPIIGKTFVLTGALSQPREVFEEMIRTAGGKSSGSVSKKTNYLVAGEDAGSKLTKAGELGVTVLDEAGLLALLAKDAPAPEQPSLF; encoded by the coding sequence ATGGCAACTCCGCTCGAAGCTCAGGCCCGAATCCGACAACTCCGTAGCCAGATCGAGGAATATAACCGCCTCTACTACGAGGAGGCGCAGTCGGCGATCAGCGATCAGGAGTTCGACGCCCTGCTGCGCGAACTGGCCGATCTCGAAAAAGAATTCCCCGATCTCGCCTCCGATACCTCCCCAACTCGCAAGGTCGGCGGCAAGGCGCTGGAGGGTTTCCGGCAGTTCGAGCACCTCGCGCCCATGCTCAGCCTCGACAACACCTATTCGGAAACGGAGGCCATCGAATTTTACCAGCGCATGCAGCGTTTGCTGCCCGGCGAAAACATCCCCGTCGTCATCGAGCCGAAAGTTGATGGGGTCGCCATCACGCTCATCTACCGACATGGAAAACTCGAGGTCGCCGCCACGCGGGGCGATGGCCGGGTCGGGGACGATGTCACGCGCAACATCGCCACGATTCCGTCCATTCCGATGGAACTCGAATCGGCCCCCGAGTTGATCGAGATTCGCGGCGAGGTCTATCTGCCGCACGAGGCGTTTCGCCAGCTTAATTTCTCCCAGGAAAAACTCGGCAAACCGCTCTACGCCAACCCGCGCAACACCGCCGCCGGCTCGCTCAAGCAGCTCGACCCCGAACTCGTGCGCCAGCGCGGACTCGCCGTTCTCCTCTACGGCACCGGCGCGGTGAATGGAATGGAACTCGAATCACATTCCGACGCGCTGGAGCGGATCGCCGCCTGGGGATTGCCCGTCTCCAATTGGAAACGTACCGCCGACTCGCCGGAAACGATGCTGGCCGCCATTCGCGAGCTCGACAGCGTTCGCAAAACCTTCCCCTACGATACCGACGGCGCAGTCATCAAAGTGGACAACTTCGAGCAACGCGTACGGCTCGGCTTCACCAGCAAAGCCCCGCGCTGGGCCATGGCCTTCAAATACGCCGCCGAACGCGCCGAGACCCGGCTCCTCGACATTCAAATCCAAGTCGGCCGCACCGGCGTCCTCACCCCCGTCGCGCATCTGGAGCCCATCGTCGTCAGCGGCAGCCGCGTCGCCCGCGCCACCCTGCACAACGAAGAGGAAATCCAGCGCAAAGACATCCGCATCGGCGACACCGTCATCATCGAGAAAGCCGGCGAAGTCATCCCCGCCGTCGTCGAAGTCGTCCTCGCCAAACGTCCCGCCGACGCCCAGCCCTACGATCTCGCCGCCAGCATCGGCCACCGATGCCCGTCCTGCGGCGGACCCATCGCCCGCGAAGAGGGCTTCGTCGCCTGGCGTTGTTTTAGCTTCGATTGCCCGGCGCAGACCTCCACCAAGTTGAAACATTTCGCTGCCCGCAAAATGCTCGACATCGAAGGCGTCGGCGACATCGTGGCCGACAAATTGGTCGAACGCGGCCTCGTCCGCAACCCGCTAGACCTCTTCAAGCTCGATCTCGACACCCTTGGCACGCTCAACCTCGGCACTGCCGACGAACCCCGCGTCTTCGGTCCGAAAAACGGCGCGAAACTCCTCGCCGCCCTCGACCGCGCGCGCACCATGCCGCTTTCCCGCTGGATCTTCGCCATCGGCATCCCCGAAGTCGGCGAATCCGCCGCCCGCGAACTCGCCCGCCTGCACCGCAATTTCGCCGAGCTCGCCACCTCGCCCATATTGATGGAACTCCGCTCACTGCCCAAAGGCAAACGCAAGGAAGACAACCCCATCCTAGCCCCGCACCAGATCGCGCAGGAAGTCGGCCAGGTCGCCGCCGGAGAAATCCTCGACTTCTTCGCCAGCGAAAGCGGCCAGGCCATGCTCCAGCATTTGGGGGAACTGAAAATCAATCCGCAATCCGACAACTACCACCCGCTCCCGCCCGCCATCGCCGCCGCCGACCACCCGATCATCGGCAAAACCTTCGTCCTCACCGGCGCCCTCAGCCAGCCCCGCGAAGTCTTCGAAGAAATGATCCGAACCGCCGGAGGCAAATCCAGCGGCAGTGTGAGCAAAAAAACCAACTACCTAGTCGCCGGAGAAGACGCCGGCAGTAAACTAACCAAAGCTGGAGAGTTAGGAGTCACTGTGTTAGACGAGGCGGGATTGTTAGCACTCCTAGCCAAAGACGCCCCCGCCCCGGAACAACCGAGTTTGTTCTAA
- a CDS encoding VanZ family protein encodes MSRFSSFIRITPFKAWSAFVGWALVIFYLSSLTSTDLEVMPSELLAQDKLVHALAYSVGGIFLGIALRQTSRLRGIWLFAASAVGIGLFGASDELHQLFTPGRSGADFYDWIADMVGGSCAAFVYCWFHGNSARSSGPNPTTP; translated from the coding sequence GTGTCGCGCTTCTCTTCTTTCATCCGCATCACTCCGTTCAAAGCCTGGAGCGCCTTCGTCGGCTGGGCGCTGGTGATTTTCTATTTGTCGTCGCTCACTTCGACCGATCTGGAAGTGATGCCCTCGGAGTTGCTCGCGCAGGATAAACTGGTCCATGCGCTCGCATACTCTGTCGGCGGCATATTTCTAGGGATCGCCCTACGACAGACCAGCCGTTTGCGCGGCATCTGGCTGTTTGCGGCGTCGGCGGTCGGCATCGGGCTCTTCGGGGCCAGCGATGAATTGCACCAGCTCTTCACGCCGGGCCGGTCGGGGGCGGATTTCTACGATTGGATCGCGGATATGGTTGGCGGATCGTGTGCGGCTTTTGTTTACTGCTGGTTCCATGGCAACTCCGCTCGAAGCTCAGGCCCGAATCCGACAACTCCGTAG